From the genome of Capsicum annuum cultivar UCD-10X-F1 chromosome 4, UCD10Xv1.1, whole genome shotgun sequence:
AAACATTCCACTGGGCTTGGGCCACATTCTTCTTCATGACAAGATAAATGATCCAATGGACCTTGTACAAATAACTTAGAGAAGTAAATGTTATGAGCTTGCATTACATGACCCAAATCCTTCCTTACCCGCTCTACACACAGAGTTTCAATGATCGTGAAAATAAATGATCTTGGATTTTgatcaaaaatcaaaactcatTAAACATGACCAAAAGTTCAAAACCACCCACCTCCGACGTCATTCTTGTAAATCACCCTACATAAGAGTATCTTTGGGTCAATTTCTCACaattgagtagtcaagataatcttGAATTCTCTTGCATTTCCGCTTATTAACTTTTCTGTGAATATTTGGTGAGTTTGCATTTTGTTTCCCACATAAATATCAACCAAACTCGTCTGGTTAACAATACTGACACGTTGAAGCAATCCATGCCAACATCCTAATCTATGGCTTCTATTCAACTCCTTtttacatctatatatataaaattgacTCTTTTTACATGGTAATAACAAATAATCTTAAATTCCCCAAATTTAAGAACAAGAATTGATCACACCAAAAACCAATGGCTAAATCTCTACTCTCTTCCAATTTTATGGGTTCTTCTCAAATCTTTCTTTCTCCACCAACACCCAAAACCTCAAAGTACTTCAATTTCCACTCAAAAAGAAAGTGTATAATCACACAATCAACACTCAACAAAAAACCCAACTCAGATAATTTCAAGAATGCTCAATCTAAAGCTGCTTTAGCTGCTTTACTGTTTTCTTCAATAACCCCACATGCCATTGCTCTTGATGATGCAGCTCCAATAGCCTCACCCCCACAAGTGATGGAAGTTGAAGCACCAAACCCCAACACTTCAAATCCATTACCCTTTTCTCAAAATCTAGTCTTGAATGCTCCAAAGACTCAAGCTTCACCTGTTTCTGACCTTCCTGAAAGTACTCAATGGAGGTATAGTGAGTTCTTGAATGCTGTGAAGAAGGGTAAAGTTGAGAGGGTAAGATTTAGTAAAGATGGAAGTGCCCTTCAGCTTACTGCTGTTGATGGTCGTAGAGCTAATGTTATTGTCCCTAATGACCCTGATTTGATTGATATTTTGGCTATGAATGGTGTTGATATATCAGTTTCTGAAGGTGAAGGGGGGAATGGGTTGTTTAGTGTTATTGGGAATTTGTTGTTTCCTTTTATTGCTTTTGCtggattgtttttcctttttaggAGGTCTCAGGGCGGGCCGGGCGGGCCTGGAGGGCTAGGCGGCCCGATGGATTTCGGTCGGTCTAAGTCTAagtttcaggaggttcctgaaacTGGAGTGACTTTTGCTGATGTTGCTGGTGCTGATCAGGCTAAATTGGAGCTGCAAGAAGTGGTGGATTTTTTAAAGAATCCTGATAAGTATACTGCTTTAGGTGCTAAGATACCAAAAGGGTGTCTTTTGGTCGGTCCACCAGGTACTGGGAAGACACTTTTAGCTAGAGCTGTAGCTGGTGAAGCTGGTGTGCCATTTTTCTCTTGTGCAGCATCAGAGTTTGTTGAGTTGTTTGTGGGTGTGGGAGCTTCTAGAGTTAGGGATTTGTTTGAGAAGGCGAAGTCGAAAGCGCCTTGCATTGTGTTTATCGATGAGATTGATGCTGTAGGAAGGCAGAGAGGTGCAGGACTTGGAGGTGGAAATGATGAGAGGGAGCAGACTATTAATCAGCTCTTGACTGAAATGGATGGGTTTTCTGGAAATTCTGGTGTTATTGTTTTGGCTGCAACTAATAGGCCTGATGTTCTTGATTCTGCCTTGTTGAGACCTGGAAGGTTCGATCGACAAGTGACCGTGGACAGGCCTGATGTTGCTGGTAGAGTCAGGATTCTTCAGGTTAGTTTACTTCCAACACTTTTACCTCTTTATCTTGGCTTCGACTTTATGCTTGTTGTCTGGTGTTGGTTTCCTCATTCATCATAGAAAATTAGAAGTGATAAATACAGATCGAAATTAACAACTTGTACCTTGAGCTAATGTGAGTGTTTTAATATTTGTATGATCTATTAAGAAAACATTGCCACTTAGTAAACGTTTTGCCCGACTTAGATTGAGGAGATAACAGTTTCAAAAAGTGCTGCCTTCACGGGTTCTATCATCAGAAAACCGAGTATAAAGTTCAGTCCCCCTATCTGGGAAACAGTTTTCTGCTTTCTCAAAAACATTTTCCATTTATTGAACTTGCTTGTCTTATACTCTGCGATGACAGGTACATTCTAGAGGAAAGGCCCTTGCAAAGGATGTGGACTTTGATAAGATTGCCAGGAGAACTCCAGGTTTCACTGGTGCAGATTTACAAAACTTGATGAACGAAGCAGCCATCCTTGCAGCTAGGCGTGACCTAAAGGAAATAAGTAAAGATGAGATATCTGATGCTCTGGAGAGGATAATTGCTGGTCCGGAGAAGAAAAACGCTGTTGTCTCAGATGAGAAGAAGAAGCTGGTAGCTTATCATGGTACGGCAAAACTAAATAACACACTTAGTAGTTGCTTCCTCCTGATGATCTAGTTACTTTGTGTTTTTAATTATGCGTTTACATTTGTATCACAGAGGCTGGCCATGCCTTGGTTGGTGCACTTATGCCCGAGTATGATCCTGTTGCCAAGATATCTATAATTCCTCGTGGCCAAGCCGGTGGTCTCACCTTCTTTGCCCCCAGCGAAGAAAGACTTGAGTCAGGCCTGTACAGCAGGAGCTACCTAGAGAATCAAATGGCAGTTGCACTTGGTGGAAGGTCAGTTTTACGTATTGTTCAACGTTAAGTTCATCCGTTGCATCTGTATAGATGCTTTTTACTCCAGTCTATCTTGAAGTTAGTCCCTCGAAGAACGTATAAAGAGAGGGAGGGTATGCATTCATATTGGATTAACATGTCTGTCATGCTATTTTCTCCTTTGTATAGTTACTTCAAATTGATTAGTCTCATCTTTAGGTTCATAGGATTGATGCTACTAATAATTATGCCTTAGCTCTAACCAAATTGAAGTCGGATATATAAATCTTCACTGATCGTTTTGCTCCATTTAAGCGGATCTCAGATAGGTTATAATAGGATGGATGATCTTTTCCTATTCATAACTCATCCATGAGTCTTACCTATCCACATTCTAAAAAACCTACTTCTATTTCTCGTCTCCCCTACTCTTCCAGGGTTGCTGAGGAGGTTATTTTTGGAGAAGACAACGTAACCACTGGCGCATCTAATGATTTCATGCAAGTTTCACGAGTGGCGAGGCAGATGGTTGAGAGATTAGGTTTCAGCAAAAAGATAGGCCAAGTTGCCATCGGAGGAGGTGGAGGAAACCCTTTCCTAGGCCAACAGGTACATGATTCGTTCGAGTTGTCTTTTCTGTTTCCTTACTGCAAGAGTTGTTTAATCATGCCTTACAGTTTCATTGTTTAATTTCAGATGTCAACCCAGAAGGACTACTCCATGGCGACAGCCGATGTAGTCGATTCTGAAGTAAGGGAATTGGTTGAAAAAGCATACGAAAGAGCTAAACAAATCATCACAACTCACATCGACATCCTACACAAGCTTGCGCAGCTGCTGATAGAGAAAGAAACTGTTGATGGTGAAGAGTTCATGAGCCTTTTCATTGATGGCAAGGCTGAGCTATACATTTCATGATTTCACCAATATATGTTCCACCACTCTATTTgtattaattaacaaatatacATACAAATGTACACAttgagaaatttatttttgatattttgacaaATCAAGAGTGCAAAACTACATGAGCATATACCAACCGAGCAAATGATTCTCTTCCTTTTGTTATACAATAATTCTAAGACAATCACACTCAAACAAATGATACAGGAATTGTGCTAATTTTGTGATGACAAGAATAATTGAAAGGACCAAAAGAATGATACAAGTGGGGTGTTGTAATTCAAGATGCTCTTCCACCTCGTCTTTTCTCTTCTAGAATTGCAGCCTCATTCAACATGTCAGCTGCATCTTTGTGCATGTCTAGCTTGGATAAGGCAACTGCCTGCATGTAAAATGCTGTCGACCAGTCTGGGTAGACACATTGTGCTTGCATTGCATCTCGAAGGGCGGCATCTGGTTGATCACACATGAGATAACAAAGGCTTCTCCGTGCATACACAGTTGGAGACACCATCGTTCCCACATCTACAAACTGCAATGAGACACGAAGAAATAAGCAGATTGCCGTTAAGCAAAGTAATGTTTAGTTTATCCATCGTATGCAAATATATAAGCTAATGAAAGCAATCCGTTAACCCAAATGCAGATCATTTTCTTGCTAATAACCATGAGTAATAAAGGGAATCCAAGAGATCTATACTACCACTCTTAACAGAGAGAAAAGGAGCTGCAAATTTCTGGCCTAATCTGCAGTAATCTCATTCTCAAAAAGGTCTTGCTACAATATTAGTATAGGATGCAGGGGCGGAGCTAGAATATGATTTGTGGGTTCGGCCAAACCCAGTAGCTCTTGGTCCAATCCTATATTTTCCTCAAGAAAGTTATCGAACACGGCTCCGACTATGGTTGGGTGGGAGGGAACATATAGATTGGTTGTTCTATTTAACAAGGCAGATATACCAGACACACGATAATCAACATGTCACGACCTGAAGAACAAGAACAGCTACAGCAAAGATTTAGATTTCAAGAAAGCATCGACTCTATTTCTTGGATTATTGGCCAAGGACGATTCAGTGGTTATACGAATaaccaaaaatgacaccaacctGGAGAACGAGATCGCATACAGTTAGATGTGCAAAAGACACCCCATAAACAAAGGCCGAATTAGATTCTGGCATTCTAGTAAATGGTTGACTACAGGCTCGAGCGAAACTGAACCTCTTTTAAAAACCAGTGATTTTAAAACTCTGAATAGGATATGAAAGAGACTTGGGAATGTCATCGACCCACACCAAAAGTGGCAGAAGACCTGCCACTCCACCCCCAATAGAGATGTATGCCTCTATTAATCAAGGAAGTAACCTATTTATGGCATCCATTTGCATAAATGGTTCATGGACCAGTATGCAGAGATTTTCGTGGAACCATGGAGGGAATCTCAATCTATCTTTTCTAGGATTCCTTATCACGCCACACATGGAGATCGTTCCATTGATAGATCAGAGGGTCCTCCCTTGAACAAATTCTTAAAGGTTAGGTTACTACCTGTTTCTGCAGAAGAGGTTTACTTCGTACCGCCCTAAGGTCATATAGATTGGAATCCAGAACGATAAGAACGAAAGGGTTGGTGTGGCCACAGCTACAACTACTAGCGCTTCAAAAAGCTTAGATTCTAAGGACGCTACTGTAAGCCTTTTTTAGGTCCTGTAATAGGGAGGTGTAAGCCTCGAAAGCCTTCTGTACTTCGATAGGGAGGGCAGCCCTAAACCCAAAAAAGGGAGTCTCAGACATTTTATGCATTTCATTCTCTATTTGGCCCGCTTCAAACAAAGTGAGGAAAAAGGGTCGGGTCAATAGCTTAGCTCTTTCTTTCCCCGGTCTCCTTTCGAAAGAGAGGCCTTCACATTCCTAATCTGGTAATATGAAGCATATTTTGGTCGACCTCAAGTCTCATCTGGGTCAGTCTTCTATTGCCAATACCAACGTTACTAGGTTTGAAATAAAGGAAGTTGCAAGTTGTAACCAGCACTGCAGATTGACACCCTTCTCATTAGATGAACGCAAATACCTGAGAATAGCAATCTATGGCAGTTTTAAAGTCCTTGTCCCGAAAAGCCAAGTCTCCACGTTTTCTTGCCTCTAACATATCCCTCATTTGTTGAGTCCACTCTTGGAAAGACAACTGCATCATTGGGCATCCAGCATCAATATAAAGATGTGAAAGAAACAGACACTTCTACAGTGGCAGTTTTGGCCAAAAGGATTACCTCATTTGTCCCTTCATCGTCTTTATAATGTGTCATTACCAAAATCTGATGGATAGCTGTGAGGTCCATTCTCGAACAAGCATCACCCATTGCAGAAAGAGGGTGTTGTGGAGTCGGTGGAGCTTCCTCATTCTTAGGAATACCCAACATTACATGAGATGCAACCTGCAACCAGAATATTAGAAACTCCTTTCAAACTCTAattgaataaaacaaaacaatcaaTTGAGCCTAGACTACTGAAAAAAGAGTCAAACTTCCCCCCAGAAACAGTTGTGCTCATAATTGCTCATGGCAAAACCAACAAAAGATGTGGATACATGCGTACAATGAGAGGCGGAGATAAGGAAGCATCTTTAGATGGAGAAATGATGAGGTGGAAAGATTACACTAATAATATTTGGTAATTCTgcgagtttttttttttaattttccccATATTTTTGGAGGAAGAGGAGGGGTTAACAAGACATCAAGAAAATAGAGTAGATTAAGGTGGTGGGACTAACATCAGGTTTACTTTGCAATGGACCAAGTGTTGAAACGAGGTCTTTGGTATTTGGTCGCTCCCTGGGTTCATACTGCAAGCATCGCGAAGCCAGATCAAATACAACAGTTGCCTCTTCGGTCGAGAAATTTCCCTCCAAATGTGAATCCATTAATAGAAGAATGTTTTTTCCCCGTATCATATCGAGTGCCTGAAACGTAAGGGAATGAACTGAGCACATAcgttttcaaatttgaaatttaacACAGTTTCTGTGCCGTAAAAAAGGGGAGGAATGAAAGAATTAAGGTAAACACTATGCTACCACTACGGAATGCCCTTCAAGAGAATGTGAAGAAACATACTTTACGTGAATGTTAACATCAAATGAACTTCTCCTTTTCCTTTGGAAGATTGAAGCAAAGGTACATAAAATGTATGCAGATGCTTGGTCAAAACAGTTTCAAACTCCTAATATTCCAAGCCTAGTGCATTACCCTCCTACTGCTGATGGAGCAACAAAATCTGTACATAAAGGCTATAGCCTGTTTGTTCAAGATTTTGGGGAGATCAAAAGtgcttattttaaaaaagagagtTGTTTAGCCTGCTTTTAGGAGTAAACAAGTGTTTTTCAGAAGTAACAAAAGTTGCTTTTCCAGAAGCCAAAAGGAATTAGCTTTCCTCCAAAAATGTATTTTTGAAAGCGCTTTCTAGAAAATACATTAAGAAGCACTTTTTAAAAGCTTGCCAAACACAGATTGTTGCTCAAAAGTGCTTTTCAAattgcacccaagggtgtggcctagtggttcaatgaagttgggatgagcaccatgaggtctcaggttcaattcccagcagagacaaacactaggtgtttTCTTCCCATTTGTTCTAGCCttagtggacagagttacctggtacctgttgctggtgggaggtggcaggtatcccgtggatttagtcgaggtgcgcgcaagatgggccggacaccacggttatcaaaaaaaaaaaagtattttccaAATTGATTAGCCAAACACAAACTACTTCTCACAAAAAGTTTCCTTTGAAAAACACTATTCAAAATAATCTGATAAGCTTGGTCAAACAGGCTAATAGTCTCAGACATCAAATTAGTTGCCCGTTTCACAAATAATTTCCACAGTACCAAATACAACACAACAAAGCCTAAACCGTGCGGTCATCACTAATAAGGTGACACTCCCCGACAGTTGGAGCAAGGAGAAATGAATGCCAACCGACAAAAAGACTATAAGAAACTTACATGACCAGGAGGGATATGTTTTCCACTTAGCAAGTCCAGAAGGACAGTTCCATAGCTGAAAACAACACTTTCTTGAGTAACTCTTCctgaaaatatacaagaaatcctttttgataaataaatctgaataaaATATACAAGAAATCCCCAAAATATAAGCTCACAATGAGAATAATTAAATAGAAAGTGATAGATATCAAGAAAATGACTAATGCATTTCATACTGGAATCTTGCCTTCTTCGATTGTCATATCAAAGTTCCATGATTCCCTTCTCCAAACAGGAAAAGGGCACCAAAAGCAATGCAACTTAGAACTACCAGAACATAAGTGTATAACACCAGCATCTCAGGAGTAGACATGGCTATGTAGGATTTGAATTGCGAAATCACTCTAAAGGTGTCAGATAACACGACAGAAGATTGCTTCTTTGTGAACTTTCCTAAAGGGAAATAGTACTACTACCCCCACCACCAAGCTATAAGTTTCGAGTAGCAGAGTAGTGATAGTACCATCAAGCAAAAATCGGAATGTCTTGGtcgaaaataaataattcatatggAAAGAGATCATCTGTCAAGGAGAAAAAGATGACATTGTATATTAGGTTATTTGAGATGCAGAATGCACAAAATCAgttaataatttattaactttTGCAGGAATTCCCTTCATTTTCTCACATCAAAGAACTTTGTCAAACAGCCTTCCGGTCAACTATTTATTCGTGCATCAAGAAGTTACAGCAACACAGTTGCATTTAAAATATCAGGATGTGAATACTACTTTTGCTCAAGTGTAGAAGTTAACTGTTAATGCCTAAGGAGAGGCAGGCAGTATTCAAGAATTATTGTATTCACATATATTTAAAAGAATCAACAGATTTCAGATGTGTTTCTATGTTTATACAATTTATAAGCAAATAGCTAAGTTATTCCATGCATCCTCATAGGCTCATATATTGTGCTTGTCTCTTTTTACATAAGCTCCATCCCGATGTCACAAAATGATTGTCTCGTGCGAGGAGATTTACCCTGCCCCAAAGTTCCCATCCCACATCAcatcactacaacaacaacatgcccaatGTGATCCCCCACAAATGGGGCCTGGAAAGGGCGGgggtatgcagaccttaccccaCCTCGTGTGAGGTAGCgaggttatttctgatagacccaaATAAAACCACTATCCATGAAAATAATGTTAAGAGAAAAACTTTAAAACTCAACAGAgacaaagaaaaatttgaaactttacCATTTCTTAAATACTCAGGAGGTGTATACGCAAGGTTCGTGCTATAACTTTTACCATCCCTGCTATTTTTCATCAGCCCAAAACAAGAAAGACGGGGATCGCCACTCTGCCAAAAATCATTTACAGAATTAACAAAATTGTACAGGTAAATTCAGAAGTCTACATTAGCCTATTCTCTTCACCGGATGGGGGGAAcagtaaaagaaaagaacaatagCTATAACCCTAGAATGTAATGATGACATCTAATCTAAAAAAAGAGGAGGCCCATCAAAACACCTCGTCGAAGAGAACTCGATACGCGTTCAAGTCATGATATAGTGGACGACCTTCAGTGCTACAGTAATCCAATGCTTCAGCGATATAGAGAGCCACTCTTAACCGCATTGCCCACTCAAGCGTTTGATTCTCCCCTGcagaaaaagaaagaagcaaaTGTAATTCCGCAAAAACCATGAGATGAAG
Proteins encoded in this window:
- the LOC107866817 gene encoding serine/threonine-protein kinase BSK1; this encodes MGCCQSSILGELSSEKDQQRHGVGGAHTRASNGTGAGAAIGDGGVPVFSEFSLSELKAATNNFSSEFIVSESGEKAPNMVYKGRLQNRRWIAVKKFTKSAWPDPKQFADEASGVGKLRHKRLANLIGYCSDGDERLLVAEYMPNDTLAKHLFHWENQTLEWAMRLRVALYIAEALDYCSTEGRPLYHDLNAYRVLFDESGDPRLSCFGLMKNSRDGKSYSTNLAYTPPEYLRNGRVTQESVVFSYGTVLLDLLSGKHIPPGHALDMIRGKNILLLMDSHLEGNFSTEEATVVFDLASRCLQYEPRERPNTKDLVSTLGPLQSKPDVASHVMLGIPKNEEAPPTPQHPLSAMGDACSRMDLTAIHQILVMTHYKDDEGTNELSFQEWTQQMRDMLEARKRGDLAFRDKDFKTAIDCYSQFVDVGTMVSPTVYARRSLCYLMCDQPDAALRDAMQAQCVYPDWSTAFYMQAVALSKLDMHKDAADMLNEAAILEEKRRGGRAS
- the LOC107866816 gene encoding aTP-dependent zinc metalloprotease FTSH, chloroplastic; the protein is MAKSLLSSNFMGSSQIFLSPPTPKTSKYFNFHSKRKCIITQSTLNKKPNSDNFKNAQSKAALAALLFSSITPHAIALDDAAPIASPPQVMEVEAPNPNTSNPLPFSQNLVLNAPKTQASPVSDLPESTQWRYSEFLNAVKKGKVERVRFSKDGSALQLTAVDGRRANVIVPNDPDLIDILAMNGVDISVSEGEGGNGLFSVIGNLLFPFIAFAGLFFLFRRSQGGPGGPGGLGGPMDFGRSKSKFQEVPETGVTFADVAGADQAKLELQEVVDFLKNPDKYTALGAKIPKGCLLVGPPGTGKTLLARAVAGEAGVPFFSCAASEFVELFVGVGASRVRDLFEKAKSKAPCIVFIDEIDAVGRQRGAGLGGGNDEREQTINQLLTEMDGFSGNSGVIVLAATNRPDVLDSALLRPGRFDRQVTVDRPDVAGRVRILQVHSRGKALAKDVDFDKIARRTPGFTGADLQNLMNEAAILAARRDLKEISKDEISDALERIIAGPEKKNAVVSDEKKKLVAYHEAGHALVGALMPEYDPVAKISIIPRGQAGGLTFFAPSEERLESGLYSRSYLENQMAVALGGRVAEEVIFGEDNVTTGASNDFMQVSRVARQMVERLGFSKKIGQVAIGGGGGNPFLGQQMSTQKDYSMATADVVDSEVRELVEKAYERAKQIITTHIDILHKLAQLLIEKETVDGEEFMSLFIDGKAELYIS